In Entomospira culicis, the following are encoded in one genomic region:
- a CDS encoding MalY/PatB family protein, producing the protein MLKEFDFDQPLSRKQTNSVKYDIIHLSADLQQDPNVIPMWVADMDLPTHPAIAQAISDVALKGIYGYSNRPQSYQQAIIQWYQTHYNYTIEEPLLAFSPCVMTSIAYLLETLVSAGEEVVIQTPVYPEFAQAIKDRGAIVVENPLMEKEGKYVIDFIDLEAKLATAKAMILCSPHNPVGRVWSPEELTKLASLIQRYQIPLIADEIHADLTLYGHQHYPFITQVPQLQGLIYTLLSASKTFNLASLHASSLIFPDKNQRIAFDNWLKKWHINRNNIFSLAGVEKAYQVGYPWLQALRTYLEDNIAYMEARVIKELPKLKVMSIEATYLLWVDCRGLNLDQEALKEFFYQEAKVIVNMGYTFGTGGEGFVRFNIATQRVNIQQALDQLVIAYQKRF; encoded by the coding sequence ATGTTAAAAGAATTTGATTTTGATCAGCCTCTATCACGCAAACAAACCAATAGTGTCAAATACGATATTATTCATCTTTCTGCCGATCTACAACAAGATCCTAACGTGATTCCTATGTGGGTTGCCGATATGGATCTTCCCACCCATCCTGCTATCGCCCAAGCCATCAGTGACGTTGCCCTTAAAGGCATTTATGGCTATAGCAATCGTCCCCAAAGCTATCAACAAGCCATTATTCAATGGTATCAAACCCATTACAATTATACCATTGAAGAGCCATTGCTTGCCTTTAGTCCTTGTGTCATGACTTCGATTGCTTATCTTTTAGAGACATTAGTTAGCGCCGGTGAGGAGGTGGTGATTCAAACTCCTGTCTATCCCGAATTTGCCCAAGCCATTAAAGATCGTGGTGCCATTGTCGTAGAAAACCCTTTAATGGAAAAAGAGGGTAAATACGTCATCGATTTTATTGATCTCGAAGCAAAATTGGCTACCGCTAAAGCCATGATTCTCTGTTCTCCGCACAATCCCGTTGGACGTGTCTGGTCGCCAGAAGAGTTAACGAAATTGGCTTCGTTAATTCAACGCTATCAGATTCCTCTCATTGCCGATGAAATTCATGCCGATCTTACCCTTTATGGACACCAACATTATCCTTTTATCACTCAAGTACCACAACTCCAAGGGTTAATTTATACCTTGCTCTCTGCCTCAAAAACTTTTAATTTGGCTTCGCTTCATGCATCATCTTTAATTTTTCCTGATAAAAACCAGCGTATTGCTTTTGATAATTGGTTAAAAAAGTGGCATATTAACCGTAATAATATCTTTAGTTTAGCTGGTGTAGAAAAAGCATATCAAGTAGGGTATCCTTGGTTGCAAGCTTTACGCACGTATTTAGAGGATAATATTGCATATATGGAAGCGCGGGTAATCAAAGAGCTACCTAAATTAAAAGTGATGTCTATAGAGGCGACTTATCTCTTATGGGTTGATTGTCGTGGGTTAAATTTAGATCAAGAAGCATTAAAAGAGTTTTTTTATCAGGAAGCAAAAGTGATTGTCAATATGGGATATACTTTTGGTACAGGTGGTGAAGGATTTGTGCGTTTTAATATTGCTACCCAAAGAGTCAACATTCAACAGGCTTTGGATCAATTAGTGATTGCTTATCAAAAGCGATTTTAG